A stretch of Miscanthus floridulus cultivar M001 chromosome 13, ASM1932011v1, whole genome shotgun sequence DNA encodes these proteins:
- the LOC136502313 gene encoding uncharacterized protein isoform X2, whose translation MGFLYGQLLKAKRQIKEAFENVEARFKDVIAVIDKKMNGRLDSPLHLTAYLLNPHYSYSDPSIFDQPKISEGFISCVEKFFYHDEDMQHMAANIELKKFQNREGPFSKKLARNFENFDYNPASWWRLYGYETPALQKMATRILSLTSSSSGCERNWSGFEGIHTKKRNRLTTTHLNKLVYIQFNSKLLSKREKMKSNKITEILQSSDTTEAQGFLQEGGNDCALADFRDGEEDEMEGTGIHWSVIGEAVGADEQLELRRSARVRELYEGEDFESEEEEYDDEDVNYSDEEI comes from the exons ATGGGTTTCCTTTATGGACAACTACTAAAGGCAAAGAGACAGATCAAAGAGGCCTTTGAAAATGTTGAGGCTCGGTTCAAGGATGTAATAGCTGTTATTGACAAGAAGATGAATGGAAGACTTGATTCTCCATTGCATTTGACAGCCTATTTGTTGAATCCTCACTATAGCTATAGTGACCCATCAATCTTTGATCAGCCCAAAATATCAGAAGGGTTTATATCTTGTGTTGAGAAATTTTTTTATCATGATGAGGACATGCAGCATATGGCTGCCAACATTGAACTAAAGAAGTTTCAGAATAGAGAAGGACCCTTTAGCAAGAAGCTTGCTAGGAATTTTGAAAACTTTGATTACAACCCAG CATCATGGTGGAGACTGTATGGATATGAAACACCAGCTTTACAGAAGATGGCTACAAGGATCCTATCTTTGACATCAAGCTCTTCTGGTTGTGAAAGAAATTGGAGTGGGTTTGAAGGG ATACACACTAAGAAGAGGAATAGGCTTACTACAACCCACCTCAACAAGCTGGTGTATATCCAATTCAACTCCAAGCTGCTTAGTAAGAGAGAAAAGATGAAGTCAAACAAAATCACTGAGATACTTCAGTCTAGTGATACAACTGAAGCTCAAGGTTTTCTCCAAGAGGGTGGGAATGATTGTGCATTAGCTGACTTTAGAGATGGGGAGGAAGATGAGATGGAAGGTACCGGGATACATTGGTCTGTCATTGGAGAGGCAGTGGGAGCAGATGAACAGCTTGAGCTGCGTAGAAGTGCAAGAGTGAGGGAGCTCTATGAAGGAGAAGACTTTGAGTCTGAAGAAGAAGAGTATGACGATGAGGATGTGAACTACAGTGACGAAGAAATATGA
- the LOC136502313 gene encoding uncharacterized protein isoform X1, whose amino-acid sequence MGFLYGQLLKAKRQIKEAFENVEARFKDVIAVIDKKMNGRLDSPLHLTAYLLNPHYSYSDPSIFDQPKISEGFISCVEKFFYHDEDMQHMAANIELKKFQNREGPFSKKLARNFENFDYNPGRASWWRLYGYETPALQKMATRILSLTSSSSGCERNWSGFEGIHTKKRNRLTTTHLNKLVYIQFNSKLLSKREKMKSNKITEILQSSDTTEAQGFLQEGGNDCALADFRDGEEDEMEGTGIHWSVIGEAVGADEQLELRRSARVRELYEGEDFESEEEEYDDEDVNYSDEEI is encoded by the exons ATGGGTTTCCTTTATGGACAACTACTAAAGGCAAAGAGACAGATCAAAGAGGCCTTTGAAAATGTTGAGGCTCGGTTCAAGGATGTAATAGCTGTTATTGACAAGAAGATGAATGGAAGACTTGATTCTCCATTGCATTTGACAGCCTATTTGTTGAATCCTCACTATAGCTATAGTGACCCATCAATCTTTGATCAGCCCAAAATATCAGAAGGGTTTATATCTTGTGTTGAGAAATTTTTTTATCATGATGAGGACATGCAGCATATGGCTGCCAACATTGAACTAAAGAAGTTTCAGAATAGAGAAGGACCCTTTAGCAAGAAGCTTGCTAGGAATTTTGAAAACTTTGATTACAACCCAGGTAGAG CATCATGGTGGAGACTGTATGGATATGAAACACCAGCTTTACAGAAGATGGCTACAAGGATCCTATCTTTGACATCAAGCTCTTCTGGTTGTGAAAGAAATTGGAGTGGGTTTGAAGGG ATACACACTAAGAAGAGGAATAGGCTTACTACAACCCACCTCAACAAGCTGGTGTATATCCAATTCAACTCCAAGCTGCTTAGTAAGAGAGAAAAGATGAAGTCAAACAAAATCACTGAGATACTTCAGTCTAGTGATACAACTGAAGCTCAAGGTTTTCTCCAAGAGGGTGGGAATGATTGTGCATTAGCTGACTTTAGAGATGGGGAGGAAGATGAGATGGAAGGTACCGGGATACATTGGTCTGTCATTGGAGAGGCAGTGGGAGCAGATGAACAGCTTGAGCTGCGTAGAAGTGCAAGAGTGAGGGAGCTCTATGAAGGAGAAGACTTTGAGTCTGAAGAAGAAGAGTATGACGATGAGGATGTGAACTACAGTGACGAAGAAATATGA